The following are from one region of the Chloracidobacterium sp. genome:
- a CDS encoding Dna2/Cas4 domain-containing protein gives MNSNDEITRKMLEQYRRQLEVYGHLVEERTGHKVSRLHLYYPKEESGSPYVTFEYEKNHIDETIRTFDTVVSKIEKKDFTIDPKMKTEKLCGNCDMRYHCNPKKYE, from the coding sequence ATCAACTCAAACGATGAGATCACTAGGAAGATGCTTGAGCAGTACCGCAGGCAGCTCGAAGTTTACGGACATTTGGTCGAAGAACGAACCGGACATAAGGTAAGCCGACTGCATCTTTATTATCCAAAAGAGGAATCCGGAAGTCCGTACGTTACATTTGAATACGAAAAGAATCACATCGATGAAACCATTCGCACTTTCGACACGGTCGTCAGCAAGATCGAGAAAAAGGATTTTACAATCGACCCTAAAATGAAAACCGAAAAACTGTGCGGCAACTGCGACATGCGTTATCACTGCAATCCGAAGAAATACGAGTAA